The following nucleotide sequence is from Mucilaginibacter sp. cycad4.
GCCGCCAAATCCTTTTTCTTCATGTTCAGCTTTTACCTTTTTAGCAATCTTTTCCCACTTAACACCAAACGGCGGGTTGGTAATCAGGTAATCAAATTTTTCAGTTGATAGGTGGTCATCAGATATACTATTACCCTTTTTTATATTAACCGGGTTTTGTCCTTTAATCAACATATCCGATTTACAGATAGCGTATGATTCCGGGTTTAACTCCTGACCAAACACTTCTAAACGGGCATCCGGGTTCAACTCATTCAGGTATTCTTCGGCAACGCTTAACATACCGCCCGTCCCGGCACAGCAATCGTATATGGTTTTTACGATACCTTTTTGTGTAAGTATATCTCGGTCATTCAGGAAAAGCAGGTTAATCATTAACCGTATAACTTCACGTGGCGTAAAATGCTCACCAGCTGTCTCGTTTGAAATTTCAGCAAATTTGCGTATCAATTCTTCAAACAAGTAACCCATTTCCATGCTACTTACCTTTTTTGGGTGTAGGTCAATTTCCTGAAAACGTTTTACCACCATAAATAACAGGTTGTTGTTATCCATGCGGGTAATTTGGTTTTCAAACTCAAATTGCTCAATTATCTCACGGGCATCGGCAGAAAACCCGTTTATGTATTCGATAAGGTTGGCGGCAATGTTGTTAGGGTCAGCAACAAGTTTATCGAAAGTGAAATTGCTGCGGTTGTGAAAATTGTATCCGGCTACCTTATTTAGTATTGGGTCAATGTTCTGTATGTTCATGGTTTTAGCCTGTTCATACTTTTTAAGCACCTCAACTTTGGTGCCTTCCAGTACGCAATCTAAACGCCTCAGTACCGTTAACGGTAGTATAACCTTGCCATAGTCACTTTGCTTATAATCGCCCCGGAGAAGGTCAGCTATTGACCATATAAAATTGGCAGTTTCCTTAAAGTTCTTCATGTTATTGCAATGATAGGGCTAAGTTCTTCTAAAACTACAAATTTGAATGTATTTGAAAATAAAAGTGGCAATTTTTTTTAAATGAATTATTTTTGTAATAAGAGAAATCAGCAATAATTCCGCTGGTAAACAAATCGAAAAAATACATCTTAAAGTATTAAAAGAGAGACGACTAATCGGGAAATAGTATTACTAAGTTAAGTTCACTGAACTATTACCGCCGTCTTTCGCTTCATTGAAGCATTAAAGAGAACTTAACAACGATTTATGAATAGTGAATTTAATTTACTCCACGAGTGAAAAGACTTTTCACGTAAAACCAACCGATGACGAGATAGCAAAACTTAAATTCTCACATTGCAAAACATCGGATGAAAAACTAATTGAATGTATTGAGCGGGGACAACCATTTACCGCCCAAGTGTATGACCAAAACAAACGGCATACAAATAATTTTATAACGCAAACTATTTT
It contains:
- a CDS encoding class I SAM-dependent DNA methyltransferase; its protein translation is MKNFKETANFIWSIADLLRGDYKQSDYGKVILPLTVLRRLDCVLEGTKVEVLKKYEQAKTMNIQNIDPILNKVAGYNFHNRSNFTFDKLVADPNNIAANLIEYINGFSADAREIIEQFEFENQITRMDNNNLLFMVVKRFQEIDLHPKKVSSMEMGYLFEELIRKFAEISNETAGEHFTPREVIRLMINLLFLNDRDILTQKGIVKTIYDCCAGTGGMLSVAEEYLNELNPDARLEVFGQELNPESYAICKSDMLIKGQNPVNIKKGNSISDDHLSTEKFDYLITNPPFGVKWEKIAKKVKAEHEEKGFGGRFGAGLPSSGDGSFLFLMSLISKMKPEGSRLAIVFNGSPMFSGSPSTTKNESSIRQWIIENDLLEAIIALPNQLFYNTGISTYIWILSNHKSANRRGKVQLINAVDFYKKMSKSLGDKRNELSPDHITEITKVYGEFLPTEISKIFDNRDFGYSKVTVERPERDAKGNIKTDKNGKPKADSSLRDTESIPLKENIEAYIKKEVLPHVPDAWVDETKTKIGYEINFTKYFYQYKPLRSLDDIRRDIIALEQETLGLINEVIA